A portion of the Elephas maximus indicus isolate mEleMax1 chromosome 13, mEleMax1 primary haplotype, whole genome shotgun sequence genome contains these proteins:
- the LOC126057226 gene encoding olfactory receptor 2AK2-like, with the protein MKTENQTFGAEFILFGFFQYGQMNTILFVTIAGLFSVTLMGNIILIHLIRLDTPLHTPMYFLLSQLSFIDLMYISTTVPKMAANFLSNSKTITFLGCKIQTFVVLTLGGTEALLLGFMSYDRYIAICHPLHYPVLISKTICLSMVTCAWASSSINALIHTLYVFQLPFCTSRIINHFFCEVPSLMPLVCEDTSQYEYTVLFSVLKVLLLPFMAILASYARVLIVVYQMSSGKGQTKAISTCSSHLIVASLFYGTTLSTYTRPHTLHYPEEDKVVAVFYSIITPLLNPFIYSLRNKEVMGARKRVSGK; encoded by the coding sequence atgaagacagaaaatcaaaCTTTTGGAGCAGAATTTATACTTTTTGGCTTTTTCCAATATGGCCAAATGAACACCATCCTCTTTGTTACCATTGCTGGCCTCTTCTCAGTGACTTTGATGGGGAATATCATACTGATCCACCTCATCCGACTGGACACTCcgctccacactcccatgtacttcctcCTCAGTCAGCTCTCCTTCATTGACTTGATGTACATCTCCACCACGGTACCCAAGATGGCAGCAAACTTTCTGTCAAATAGTAAGACTATTACTTTTTTAGGCTGTAAGATTCAAACCTTTGTGGTTTTGACCCTTGGTGGAACTGAagctcttcttcttggtttcaTGTCTTATGATAGATACATAGCGATCTGTCACCCTTTACATTATCCTGTGCTCATAAGCAAGACGATCTGTTTGTCCATGGTCACATGTGCATGGGCCAGTAGTTCTATCAATGCTTTAATACATACACTGTATGTATTTCAACTTCCATTCTGTACATCTCGGATCATTaaccactttttctgtgaagttcCATCTCTAATGCCTTTGGTGTGTGAGGACACCTCCCAGTATGAGTATACTGTCCTCTTTAGTGTCCTTAAGGTTCTGCTACTACCATTCATGGCCATTCTGGCTTCCTATGCCCGGGTGCTTATTGTGGTTTACCAGATGAGCTCAGGTAAAGGGCAGACAAAAGCCATCTCCACGTGTTCCTCTCATCTGATTGTGGCAAGCCTATTCTATGGGACTACTCTCTCCACCTATACAAGACCACACACTTTGCACTACCCTGAGGAAGATAAAGTGGTGGCAGTATTTTACAGTATCATTACACCTCTTCTGAACCCATTTATCTACAGTCTGAGGAATAAGGAGGTCATGGGGGCTAGGAAAAGAGTTTCGGGAAAATAG